One Aster yellows witches'-broom phytoplasma AYWB DNA segment encodes these proteins:
- a CDS encoding DUF2963 domain-containing protein has product MKNNNHKNPKNKIFIIWGLFISGVILVFLILLLLAINKPQPKTDTQNQQHLQSNINAEQEQQTYNRVINKIESEIDKLTQQQEQTPLLKYPPKIRYYDDGIKIFSIEKYNQDTGKLIKDIYYKNDGETIEYTVDYNSDGSILNTFYNPDGTVRDTYHSNE; this is encoded by the coding sequence ATGAAAAACAATAATCACAAAAACCCAAAAAATAAAATATTTATCATTTGGGGTTTATTTATTAGTGGAGTTATTCTTGTTTTTTTAATACTTCTTTTATTAGCTATTAATAAACCTCAACCTAAAACTGATACCCAAAATCAACAACATTTACAATCTAATATTAATGCCGAACAAGAACAACAAACCTATAATAGGGTTATTAATAAGATAGAATCTGAAATAGATAAATTAACCCAACAACAAGAACAAACTCCATTACTTAAATATCCTCCTAAAATAAGATATTATGATGATGGAATAAAGATCTTTTCCATAGAAAAATATAATCAAGATACAGGTAAATTAATTAAAGACATTTATTATAAAAATGATGGAGAAACAATAGAATATACTGTTGATTACAATTCTGATGGTTCTATCTTAAACACTTTTTATAACCCAGACGGAACTGTTAGAGACACTTATCATTCTAATGAATAA